In the Desulfovibrio sp. genome, one interval contains:
- the nuoL gene encoding NADH-quinone oxidoreductase subunit L — translation MPIYLLLIPFCPLLAFVLTLICGRYWGERAHWLPIAGIATSLVCALMALRDVLGGTVVNSDIHTWIASGNLRVTFGFLVDQLTAVMLVVVTSVSTLVHIYSVGYMRGEKGYYRFFAYLGLFSFSMLMLVMGNNFLQLFFGWEAVGLSSYLLIGFYYEKDSASDAGKKAFIVNRFGDFGFLLGLFCIFTIFGSLHYADVLPQATVLEGMSFTLCGYTVSAPTLICLLLFCGAVGKSAQLPLHVWLPDAMEGPTPVSALIHAATMVTAGVFMLARCNALFALSSTALAVITVVGAVTTLFAATIALTQTDIKRVVAYSTISQLAYMFIACGVGAYGAGVFHLFTHAFFKALLFLGCGSVILGMHHEQDMRSMGGLGKYMPVTNATFLLASLSIAGVPGLAGFFSKDEILLMAFNAGTFTGYLAWGVGVLVAFMTAFYSFRLYFSVFTGEFRGTHHQRDHLHESPLVVTVPLLVLAVGAVASGWLGIPHVLGGSNHWAEFLAPVTGHPHMHVSEAGELGLMAVSVAAGVAGISLAWFMYCRRPELPGRVASAFSGLYRLFSRKYWVDEIYVACLVRPALWLADKVLLGVVDTRGIEGVVNGVPRAIGRLSTSLRRLQDGQVAHYLTWLAGGVTALLLALQLGIFS, via the coding sequence ATGCCAATATATTTGCTGCTTATTCCCTTTTGCCCCCTGCTGGCCTTTGTGCTTACCCTGATCTGTGGCCGCTACTGGGGCGAACGAGCGCACTGGCTGCCCATTGCGGGTATCGCCACGTCGCTGGTCTGCGCCCTGATGGCCCTGCGCGATGTGCTGGGCGGCACTGTGGTCAACTCCGATATCCACACATGGATAGCCTCTGGCAACCTGCGCGTGACCTTTGGCTTTCTGGTAGATCAGCTCACGGCGGTGATGCTGGTGGTGGTTACCAGCGTGAGCACCCTGGTACACATTTATTCCGTGGGCTACATGCGGGGTGAAAAAGGCTACTACCGCTTTTTTGCCTATCTTGGCCTGTTTTCCTTTTCCATGCTCATGCTTGTCATGGGCAACAACTTTTTGCAGCTCTTCTTTGGCTGGGAGGCTGTGGGCCTTTCGTCCTACCTGCTCATCGGTTTTTACTATGAAAAGGATTCTGCCTCTGACGCTGGCAAAAAGGCCTTTATCGTCAACAGGTTTGGCGACTTTGGCTTTTTGCTGGGCCTGTTTTGCATCTTCACCATCTTTGGCAGCCTGCACTATGCGGACGTTTTGCCCCAGGCAACCGTGCTTGAGGGCATGAGCTTCACCCTGTGCGGCTATACGGTCAGCGCTCCCACGCTCATCTGTCTGCTGCTGTTCTGCGGCGCGGTGGGCAAGTCTGCCCAGCTGCCCCTGCATGTGTGGCTGCCCGATGCCATGGAAGGCCCCACCCCGGTGAGCGCGCTCATCCACGCGGCCACAATGGTTACGGCGGGTGTGTTTATGCTGGCGCGCTGCAATGCCCTGTTTGCCCTCTCATCCACAGCTCTGGCGGTAATTACCGTGGTGGGCGCGGTAACAACCCTGTTTGCCGCCACCATCGCCCTTACCCAGACAGACATCAAAAGGGTGGTGGCCTATTCCACCATCAGCCAGCTGGCCTACATGTTTATTGCCTGCGGCGTGGGTGCTTACGGGGCGGGCGTGTTCCACCTGTTTACCCACGCTTTTTTCAAGGCCTTGCTGTTCCTGGGCTGTGGCTCGGTGATTCTGGGCATGCACCACGAGCAGGACATGCGTTCCATGGGCGGCCTTGGCAAATACATGCCCGTGACCAACGCAACCTTTTTGCTGGCCTCACTCTCCATTGCGGGTGTGCCGGGGCTGGCAGGGTTTTTCAGCAAGGATGAAATTCTGCTTATGGCCTTCAACGCCGGGACGTTCACGGGCTATCTGGCCTGGGGCGTAGGCGTGCTGGTGGCATTCATGACGGCTTTTTATTCCTTCCGTCTGTATTTCAGTGTGTTCACGGGCGAGTTTCGGGGTACGCATCACCAGCGCGATCATCTGCATGAATCGCCGCTTGTGGTCACTGTTCCCCTGCTGGTTCTGGCCGTGGGGGCTGTGGCCTCTGGCTGGCTGGGCATTCCGCATGTGCTGGGCGGTTCCAACCACTGGGCAGAGTTTCTCGCGCCGGTTACGGGGCACCCGCATATGCATGTTTCTGAGGCTGGAGAGCTTGGGCTCATGGCGGTTTCTGTGGCTGCGGGTGTGGCGGGCATCAGCCTTGCATGGTTTATGTACTGCCGCAGGCCGGAACTGCCGGGCAGGGTGGCCAGCGCCTTTTCGGGCCTGTACCGCCTGTTTTCGCGCAAGTACTGGGTGGACGAAATCTATGTGGCCTGTCTGGTGCGCCCCGCGCTGTGGCTGGCAGACAAGGTGCTGCTGGGCGTGGTGGACACGCGCGGCATAGAAGGCGTGGTCAACGGCGTGCCGCGCGCCATCGGCAGACTCTCCACAAGCCTGCGCAGGCTTCAGGACGGGCAGGTGGCGCACTATCTGACATGGCTGGCTGGCGGCGTTACCGCGCTGCTGCTGGCGCTGCAACTGGGCATTTTTTCCTAA
- the nuoK gene encoding NADH-quinone oxidoreductase subunit NuoK codes for MPLSWYMALATVLFCIGVAGFLTRRNVIVMLLSLELMLNGVNLNLVAMSYFMDALRGQAFTVFIITVAACEAAVGLGIVICLFRSRRSVRSEHITIMRG; via the coding sequence ATTCCCCTTTCGTGGTACATGGCGCTGGCAACGGTGCTGTTTTGCATAGGCGTGGCCGGGTTTCTCACGCGTCGCAATGTTATTGTCATGCTGCTTTCGCTCGAGCTGATGCTCAATGGCGTGAACCTCAATCTGGTTGCCATGAGCTATTTTATGGACGCACTGCGCGGGCAGGCTTTTACCGTGTTCATCATTACCGTGGCCGCCTGCGAGGCAGCCGTGGGGCTGGGCATTGTGATCTGCCTGTTCCGCAGCCGCAGAAGCGTGCGTAGTGAACACATCACCATCATGCGGGGGTAA
- a CDS encoding NADH-quinone oxidoreductase subunit J has product MFGEIFFLYCAFVITVCGVLAITLRNPIHCVLLVLVLFFHMAAVYLTLQAEFLAAIQIIVYAGAILVMYLFVLFLVNLQKELRLPALTPKPIVGYALAAALCGGMLWGVAGFVPGGKGPWPLETLREVTHTRALSRELFTHHFLSLEIAGVLLLIALVAALTLARKQPSATDAEIQTQAGEGGTCACGNKDQGGAA; this is encoded by the coding sequence GTGTTTGGTGAAATATTTTTTCTCTACTGCGCCTTTGTCATAACGGTGTGCGGTGTGCTGGCCATAACTCTGCGCAATCCCATCCACTGCGTGTTGCTTGTGCTGGTGCTCTTTTTCCACATGGCGGCAGTGTACCTGACCCTGCAGGCTGAATTTCTGGCTGCCATACAGATTATCGTTTACGCCGGGGCCATTCTGGTCATGTACCTCTTTGTGCTCTTTTTGGTGAACCTGCAAAAAGAACTGCGCCTGCCAGCCCTTACGCCAAAACCCATTGTGGGCTACGCGCTGGCTGCTGCCCTGTGCGGCGGCATGCTGTGGGGCGTGGCTGGTTTTGTGCCGGGTGGCAAGGGACCGTGGCCGCTGGAAACGTTGCGCGAGGTAACACACACCAGAGCCCTGAGCCGCGAGCTGTTTACCCACCATTTTCTCTCGCTTGAAATTGCGGGCGTGCTGCTGCTCATAGCGCTGGTGGCGGCCCTGACCCTTGCGCGCAAACAACCTTCTGCCACAGATGCCGAGATTCAGACTCAGGCGGGCGAGGGCGGCACATGCGCGTGCGGCAATAAAGACCAAGGAGGCGCGGCGTGA
- the nuoI gene encoding NADH-quinone oxidoreductase subunit NuoI: MMQIQYKAPRNWLQTLLQTEIAQGMALTLRRMFNKPITRQYPEEKPVVAAGFRGRHALVRDAETGESRCVACMRCARVCPSHCIRIRWSRAADNSRVVDAYNIDALRCIFCGYCAEVCPVNAIVLTEVYAYAANGRAAFRFDKQALLDNWDDFAAQKGDMAGYVNPLCRPRNMPEGMLAHAKRVPVDSEWNGTEQWVGVNHRTVQKNAESPQNQKSPTSGQGGAEA, from the coding sequence ATGATGCAGATTCAGTACAAAGCGCCTCGCAACTGGCTGCAAACCCTGTTGCAGACAGAAATAGCCCAGGGCATGGCTCTGACCTTGCGGCGCATGTTCAACAAACCCATCACGCGTCAGTACCCGGAAGAAAAACCGGTGGTTGCCGCTGGCTTTCGCGGGCGGCATGCCTTGGTGCGCGATGCCGAAACCGGTGAAAGCCGTTGCGTGGCCTGCATGCGTTGTGCGCGCGTGTGCCCCTCGCACTGCATACGCATTCGCTGGAGCCGCGCCGCAGATAACAGCCGCGTGGTAGATGCCTACAATATTGACGCCTTACGCTGCATTTTTTGCGGCTACTGTGCCGAAGTCTGCCCGGTAAACGCCATCGTGCTTACAGAGGTCTATGCCTACGCCGCCAATGGTCGCGCCGCCTTCAGGTTTGACAAGCAGGCCCTGCTGGATAACTGGGACGACTTTGCTGCCCAAAAGGGTGACATGGCAGGTTACGTGAACCCCCTGTGCCGTCCCCGCAATATGCCCGAAGGCATGCTTGCCCATGCCAAGCGCGTGCCTGTGGATTCGGAATGGAACGGAACCGAGCAGTGGGTGGGTGTAAACCACCGTACCGTGCAAAAAAATGCAGAAAGCCCCCAGAATCAGAAAAGCCCCACATCGGGGCAGGGCGGGGCAGAGGCATGA
- the nuoH gene encoding NADH-quinone oxidoreductase subunit NuoH, which translates to MNVLVIVLQLVVLLVIVLLHVAYATYFERKVIGHMQMRMGPTRVGWLGLLQPIADGIKSFFKEDIIPSAADKPIFMLAPIICLVPAFASLAILPWAEGWALSNINIGLLFVFAMSSLGGYGVVLAGWASNSKFSFLGGLRASAQVISYEIAMGLSLVGVMLLSGSLNLGDIVAAQGQSFFGMFAFRQCIGFFIFCVAMLAETNRVPFDLPEAESELVSGYCTEYSGMRYALFFMAEYTSMFVMATVGVVCFLGGWRGPVEVGFFPPFWLVLKVYGVMFFFFWVRATLPRYRYDQLMALGWKVLIPLALFNIVITALGKALLG; encoded by the coding sequence ATGAATGTTCTGGTAATTGTGCTGCAACTTGTCGTGCTTCTGGTGATTGTGCTGCTGCATGTGGCCTACGCCACATACTTTGAGCGCAAGGTCATCGGTCATATGCAAATGCGCATGGGGCCAACCCGGGTGGGCTGGCTTGGTTTGCTGCAACCCATCGCAGACGGCATCAAGAGCTTTTTCAAGGAAGACATCATTCCTTCTGCGGCAGACAAGCCCATTTTCATGCTGGCCCCCATCATCTGCCTTGTGCCCGCCTTTGCCTCGCTGGCAATCCTGCCGTGGGCAGAGGGCTGGGCGCTCTCCAACATCAATATCGGCCTGCTCTTTGTTTTTGCCATGAGTTCTCTTGGCGGCTACGGCGTGGTGCTGGCGGGCTGGGCCTCCAACTCGAAATTCAGCTTTCTTGGCGGGCTGCGCGCTTCGGCTCAGGTTATCAGCTACGAAATTGCCATGGGTCTGAGCCTTGTGGGCGTGATGCTGCTCTCTGGTTCGCTCAATCTGGGCGACATTGTGGCGGCGCAGGGGCAGTCATTTTTTGGCATGTTCGCCTTTCGACAGTGCATTGGCTTTTTCATTTTTTGCGTGGCCATGCTGGCAGAAACCAACCGTGTTCCCTTTGACCTGCCCGAAGCGGAGAGCGAGCTTGTTTCCGGCTATTGCACGGAATACAGCGGCATGCGCTACGCCCTGTTTTTCATGGCCGAATACACCTCCATGTTTGTGATGGCCACGGTGGGCGTGGTGTGTTTTCTGGGCGGCTGGCGCGGCCCGGTCGAGGTGGGCTTTTTCCCGCCGTTCTGGCTGGTGCTCAAGGTTTACGGGGTCATGTTCTTCTTTTTCTGGGTGCGGGCGACCTTGCCCCGCTACCGTTACGACCAGCTTATGGCTCTCGGCTGGAAGGTGCTGATCCCCCTGGCGCTCTTCAATATTGTTATCACAGCCCTTGGCAAGGCCCTGCTGGGTTAG